One genomic region from Motacilla alba alba isolate MOTALB_02 chromosome 5, Motacilla_alba_V1.0_pri, whole genome shotgun sequence encodes:
- the PLEKHG3 gene encoding pleckstrin homology domain-containing family G member 3 yields the protein MEGHWDQAPPAGTHPALAPRPRARWQWCLCPCLCPSGRNGGAHGWGWDPFGCPCPLGRDPTGDAVSAGSHPPCSVHPGTGSGASRDRLGTVPGLYRDHARSTPCSVPEHYRDRAETVPEPSLGRTGTVPGSHLDCTGTMPGPDRDRDRDSTGLCPTVTPGLGAVLSRSHSRESPFPGPGGAAAVPAPGRSRRFLRARPGRGGTGRVGAAAVAEREPPCAPLVPGDAGMPVPACPQRPALSPEPGCAMEDPPGTRTEAWAEGLHNANNNASPGGWPGARGGHPLAAFGGPGAKPSYLDRVVQEIVESERTYARDLRSIVEGYLGKIIDAEEPVLRPEQVSALFGNIEDIYELSSTLLQNLESCANDPVAVAVCFVTRSQEFAIYTQYCNNYPSSVAALTECMRSKVQARFLRECQERLRHALPLGAYLLKPVQRILKYHLLLQEIARHFEHKAGDDYELVLEAIDTMTCVAWYINDMKRKHEHAIRQQEIQSLLLGWKGPDLTSYGELVLEGTFRAQRVRHDRALFLFDKALLITKRRGDHYVYKSHIPCSSLMLIESTRDSLCFSLAHYKHGKQQHSLQAKSVEEKRVWTHHIKRLILENHHATIPQKAKEAILEMDLFYPPRLPRCSPERLKKSWSCQPLGDAATEPLQGRRQSEPFQHQGHTETLLERLQGHGGRRQSGVESRRDQGARGADELGDRGVMPLSPPVPPEPTKHNLWHLGEQGLKNTGSDGELLEVGEPHQHPRAWAAVEGMVAEEEEEEEQEALGKACQEELSGSREPMEEQVPTPALQTPGGLGNTHGCWRDPSGRAAGGPGSCEKVSVTPRPPPGSAQGPSTHTPNSSAGEHPKVPKSPSLVGTLALPSGDREPEHAAEDLQVLSSEEEEEEEEGEGAASILPPSVLDQASVIAERFGGGSSLSRRSSLALEGTLGRTPSHGGSTLSLDGGPPLESAEPGESRSAIPSPEPFIRARRESLLSNRDRLLLDKIKSYYGHAEHRDAGFGVRRRESLSFIPKGLVRSSVCRLNGLPRPPESPEPPSQPEAPELCQENGGQSPEPLVILEEDDVGASVSPPGPPPQLLLTPPHLGTKVYQLARQYSLRIKSRRAGTRRPPLPPQEDGDPSPSTPSLAVPQDKALVASPSPRAPRSPSSPVGAE from the exons ATGGAAGGGCACTGGGACCAGGCCCCACCCGCGGGCACCCATCCCGCCTTGGCACCGAGGCCCCGTGCCCGGTGGCAATGGTGTCTATGTCCCTGTCTGTGCCCCTCGGGCAGGAATGGgggtgcccatggctggggctgggaccccTTCGGGTGCCCGTGTCCCCTGGGAAGGGACCCCACGGGTGACGCGGTGTCTGCGGGCTCCCATCCGCCGTGCTCCGTGCACCCCGGGACAGGATCAGGAGCGTCCCGGGACCGTCTCGGGACTGTGCCTGGACTGTACCGGGACCACGCCAGAAGCACGCCTTGTTCTGTACCGGAACACTACCGGGACCGTGCCGAGACAGTACCTGAACCATCTCTGGGCCGTACCGGGACAGTACCTGGATCACACCTGGACTGTACCGGAACCATGCCTGGAccggaccgggaccgggaccgggacagTACCGGACTATGCCCCACGGTCACGCCCGGGCTCGGTGCGGTATTGTCCCGCTCCCATTCCCGGGAGTCCCCGttcccggggccgggcggggcggccgctGTCCCCGCCCCGGGGCGCTCCCGCCGCTTCCTGCGGGCACGGCCGGGAcggggcgggacgggacgggTCGGGGCGGCGGCGGTAGCGGAGCGCG AGCCGCCCTGTGCCCCACTGGTGCCGGGGGATGCCGGGATGCCGGTGCCTGCGTGCCCGCAGCGCCCTGCCCTGAGCCCGGAGCCCGGCTGTGCCATGGAGGATCCGCCCGGCACCAGAACTGAGGCCTGGGCCGAGGGGCTCCATAACGCCAACAACAACGCGTCCCCGGGGGGGTGGCCCGGTGCCCGCGGTGGGCACCCCCTGGCAGCTTTCGGGGGTCCCGGGGCCAAGCCCAGCTACCTGGACCGCGTGGTGCAGGAGATCGTGGAGTCAGAGCGCACCTACGCCCGCGACCTGCGCAGCATCGTGGAG GGTTACCTGGGCAAGATCATCGACGCAGAGGAGCCGGTGCTGCGACCGGAGCAGGTCAGCGCGCTCTTCGGGAACATCGAGGACATCTACGAGCTCAGCAG CACCCTCCTGCAGAATCTGGAGAGCTGCGCCAATGACCCCGTGGCTGTGGCCGTGTGCTTTGTCACCCGG agccaggaattTGCCATCTACACCCAGTACTGCAACAACTACCCCAG CTCGGTGGCAGCACTGACCGAGTGCATGAGGAGCAAGGTCCAGGCACGGTTCCTGCGGGAATGCCAGGAGCGGCTGCGCCACGCGCTGCCCCTCGGGGCCTACCTGCTTAAGCCTGTCCAGAGGATCCTCAAGTaccacctgctgctccag gagatCGCCAGGCACTTCGAGCACAAGGCGGGGGACGACTACGAGCTGGTGCTGGAGGCCATCGACACCATGACCTGTGTGGCCTGGTACATCAATGACATGAAGCGCAAGCACGAGCACGCCATCCGCCAgcag gagatccagtctctgctgctgggctggaaggggccgGACCTGACGAGCTACggggagctggtgctggagggCACATTTCGGGCACAGCGGGTGCGCCACGACCGTGCCCTCTTCCTCTTCGACAAGGCCCTGCTCATCACCAAGCGCCGTGGTGACCACTACGTCTACAAGAGCCACATCCCG TGCTCCTCGCTGATGCTGATTGAGAGCACGCGGGACTCGCTGTGCTTCAGCCTGGCACACTACAAGCAtggcaagcagcagcacagcctgcag gCCAAGAGCGTGGAGGAGAAGCGTGTGTGGACTCATCACATCAAGCGGCTCATCCTGGAGAACCACCATGCCACCATCCCCCAAAAG GCTAAGGAAGCCATCCTGGAGATGGACCTGTTCT atCCCCCACGCCTGCCCCGCTGCAGCCCTGAGCGCCTGAAGAAGAGCTggtcctgccagcccctgggtGACGCTGCCACCGAGCCACTGCAGGGACGCCGGCAGTCTG AGCCCTTCCAGCACCAGGGTCACACGGAGACGCTGCTGGAGCggctgcagggacacggggggCGCAGGCAGTCGGGTGTGGAGAGCAGACGGGATCAGGGGGCTCGGGGTGCTGATGAGTTGGGGGACAGGGGGGTGATGCCACTATCACCTCCCGTCCCCCCAGAGCCCACCAAGCACAACCTGTGGCACCTGGGCGAGCAAG GGCTGAAG AACACCGGCAGCGACGGGGAGCTCCTAGAAGTGGGGGAACCACACCAGCACCCCAGAGCATGGGCAGCAGTTGAGGGCATGGTGgcggaggaagaggaggaggaggaacaggaggCTTTGGGCAAGGcctgccaggaggagctgtcagGGTCCAGGGAGCCCATGGAGGAGCAGGTACCTACACCAGCCCTTCAAACCCCGGGAGG GCTGGGGAACACCCATGGGTGCTGGAGGGACCCAAGCGGCCGAGCAGCTGGGGGGCCAGGGAGCTGTGAGAAGGTCAGTGTGACCCCCCGGCCCCCACcagggagtgcccaggggcCCAGCACCCACACCCCtaacagcagtgctggggagcacCCCAaggtccccaaatccccatccctggtggGGACCCTGGCGCTGCCCAGTGGGGACAGGGAACCGGAGCACGCTGCGGAGGATTTGCAGGTGTTGAGCAgcgaggaggaagaggaggaggaggagggggaaggagccGCCAGCATCCTGCCACCCTCAGTGCTGGACCAGGCCAGCGTCATCGCTGAGCGGTTTGGCGGCGGCAGCAGCTTGTCCCGAAGGAGCAGCCTGGCGCTGGAGGGGACCCTGGGACGCACCCCCAGCCATGGTGGCAGCACCCTCAGCCTGGATGGGGGCCCCCCGCTCGAATCTGCGGAGCCCGGGGAGTCCCGCAGTGCCATCCCCTCGCCCGAGCCCTTCATCAGAGCCCGCCGGGAATCGCTGCTCTCCAACCGGGACCGCCTGCTCCTCGACAAGATCAAGAGCTACTATGGCCATGCCGAGCACCGTGACGCCGGCTTCGGGGTGCGCCGCCGCGAGAGCCTCTCCTTCATCCCTAAGGGGCTGGTGCGGAGCTCCGTGTGCCGCCTCAATGGGCTCCCACGGCCCCCCGAgagccctgagccccccagccaGCCCGAGGCACcggagctgtgccaggagaacGGGGGCCAGTCCCCCGAGCCGCTGGTCATCCTGGAGGAGGATGATGTGGGCGCCTCAGTGTcacccccagggccacccccgcagctgctgctgacacccCCTCATCTGGGCACCAAGGTGTACCAGCTGGCACGGCAGTACAGCCTCCGCATCAAGAGCCGCCGTGCCGGCACCCGCCGCCCCCCGCTGCCGCCGCAGGAGGACGGGGACCCCTCCCCCAGCACCCCTTCGCTGGCTGTGCCGCAGGACAAGGCACTGGTGGCATCTCCGTCCCCTCGTGCCCCTCGCAGCCCCTCGAGCCCCGTGGGCGCTGAA